TCGTCATGAGGAGCACCAGGAGATCATGAGCGCCGCCAGCGACGCCCCCAGTGACAGTCCCAGGCCTTCGGGCCTGCATCTCATCACTTCCCATGGGGGGATCCGTCCATGGACCTGATCGGTCCCCTCATATCCCTGGCGGTCGGCCTCGTGCTGATCGCCGCCTGCGGTGGCTTCGTCGCCGCCGAGTTCTCCCTGATCACCGTCAACCGCAATGAGGTGGAGGCGGCCGCCGATGCCGGCGACAGACGCGCCGGCGGTGTCCTGCAGGGGATGAAGACCCTCTCCACCCAGCTCTCCGGCGCCCAGCTCGGCATCACCGTCACCAACCTCGGCATCGGCTTCCTGGCCGAGCCCGCGATCGCGGCGCTGATCGGTCCCGGCCTGCTCGACGCCGGGCTCGGCCAGGTCGCCGCCCGCTCGGTCTCCGTGACCATCGCCCTGGTCCTCGCCACCGCGATGACCATGATCTTCGGCGAGCTGGTGCCCAAGAACATGGCGATCGCGGAGCCGTTGCGCACGGCCAAGCTGGTCGTCGGCTTCCAGCGCCTGTTCACCACGATCTTCAAGCTGCCGATCCGCCTGTTCAACGGCAACGCCAACGCGGTGGTGCGCGCCCTCGGCGTCGAACCGCAGGAGGAGCTCGGCTCCGCGCGCAGCGCCGACGAGCTCGCGGTGCTGGTCAAGCGGTCCGCGGAGGAGGGCGCGCTCGCCGCGGAGACCGCGTCGCTGGTCCAGCGCACCCTCGCCTTCGGTGACCGTCGTGCACATGACGCGATGGTCGCGCGCGGGCGCATGGACTCCCTCGAGGTCGGCGACTCCGTGGCCGAGCTGCTCGAGCTCGCGCGGGTCACCGGCCATTCCCGCTTCCCGGTGCTGGATGACGACAACGAGATCACGGGCGTCGCCCACATCCGCCACGGCCTCG
The window above is part of the Brachybacterium vulturis genome. Proteins encoded here:
- a CDS encoding hemolysin family protein produces the protein MDLIGPLISLAVGLVLIAACGGFVAAEFSLITVNRNEVEAAADAGDRRAGGVLQGMKTLSTQLSGAQLGITVTNLGIGFLAEPAIAALIGPGLLDAGLGQVAARSVSVTIALVLATAMTMIFGELVPKNMAIAEPLRTAKLVVGFQRLFTTIFKLPIRLFNGNANAVVRALGVEPQEELGSARSADELAVLVKRSAEEGALAAETASLVQRTLAFGDRRAHDAMVARGRMDSLEVGDSVAELLELARVTGHSRFPVLDDDNEITGVAHIRHGLAVPFDQRPTTLVETVMGTATFVPDTVPLDDLMDTLRAGGLQMAVVVDEFGDHAGLITLEDLVEEIVGEVRDEHDEETDDTPEADGSWDLDGRMRPDEATERLGVTVPEHEDYDTLGGLITMELGRLAEVGDEVRVDTDPAPGEEPARLRIEVIEIDGMRIETVHVTVEVIEADDEDDDAADRAGHETVNS